Genomic segment of Myxococcus stipitatus:
CGGGCTTCATCCTCGCCACGCTGGCGTGCGGTGTCGCGTCCAGCCACATCGCGCTGCTGGTGGCCCGCTCGCTCGCGGGCGCCTGCGCGGGCCTCATGGGCGCGGTCATCATGGCCATCATCGCGGACGTCGTCCCGGGTGAGCGCCGAGGACGGGCCATCGGCACGGTGATGTCCGCGCTGGGGCTCTCCGCCGTCGCCGGGGTTCCCTTGGGGCTCGGGCTCGCGAACCAGTTCGACTGGCGCGTTCCGTTCTGGGTCATCGGTGGCCTGGCGGCGGTGTTGTGGCTGGGCCTGTTGCGGGTCCTTCCGCCCCTGAAGCAGCACCTGGCGCGCGACGCCGAGACCTCGCGGCGCAATCCCTTGTCGATGCTGGCCACTCCGTCCCTCGCCCTGGGCTGGCTGCTGACGTTCTGCGTGGTCTTCGCCAGCTTCCTGCTCATCCCCTACCTGGGCACCTTCATGGTGGGGAACCTGGGACTGACGAGCACGGACCTCCCCTGGGTGTATCTGGGAGGCGGCGCCGGGACGCTTTTCGCGGCGCGGCTGGTGGGGCGCTTCACGGACCGCCTGGGCCCGGGGCGCATGCTCGCGTGGCTCCTGGCGGGCACCGTGGGCCCGCATCTGCTCTTCACGCACCTGTCTCCTGCTCCGCTGTCCGTGGTGACGAGCGCGTTCGTGATGTTCATGGCGGTGACGTCCACGCGCGCCATCCCCACCCTCGCGCTGGTGTCCGCGCGAGTGCCTCCCGCGCTGCGCGGGCGCTTCCTCGCCGTCAACATGGCCGCGAGTGATGGCGCCTCCGGTCTCTCCGCCTGGGTGAGCGGCCTGCTCATCACCACCGCGCCGGATGGCTCGCTGCGGGGCTTCGGACACGTCGGGTGGATGGCGGTGGCGGTGACCGCGCTCTCCCTGTGCCTCTTGTGGACCTTCAGCCGAAGCGCGCTGCCCCTGAAGACCGCGACGACCTGATTCCTCTCAACACCCCAAGCCAAAGGAAGTCCCCATGGACATGCCTGTCAGGAAGCATCCCTCCCTTCCCCGCCCCATCCTGGGCGAGCTGAAGCTGGAGCGCTCCAACCAGCTCCTCGCCGAGGCGCGCAAGACGGTCCCCGGCGTCACCCAGTCGATGATGAAGAAGCCGGAGTTCTTCGCGCCCGGCTCCTTCCCCGTGTTCCTCGCCAAGGGCCAGGGCGCGCTCGTGGAGGACGTCGACGGTCAGGAGTACATCGACTTCATCAGCGGGCTGGGCGCCAACATGCTCGGCCACAACCACCCCGCGGTGGTGGACACCATCCGCCGTCACCTGGAGGAAGGGGTCCTCCACTCGCTGCCAACGCCCGTGGAGGTCACCTCCATCCAGGCGCTGCTGGACCTGGTGCCGGGCGCGGAGCAGGCGCGCTTCTTCAAGACGGGCGCGGATGCCACGTCCGCGGCGGTGCGCCTGTCGCGCTACCTCACCGGCAAGGAGCGCATCATCACCGTCGGCTACAACGGGTGGCATGACCACTTCATGTACGACACCCCGGGCGTGCCCGCGCCGCTCGCGAGCCTGACCACGCGGCTGCCGCTCTTCACGCCCCCGGACGAGGCGGTGCTGCTGTCCACCATCGAGAAGCAGGCCCACCAACTGGCGGCGGTGGTGCTCTCCATCCCCTACAACCGGCCGCTGACGTCGGACTTCATGCGGCAGGTGCGCGCCGCGTGCACCGCGCACGGCGTGATGTTCGTGATGGACGAGGTGGTGACGGGCTTCCGCCTGGCCATGGGCGGCGCGCAGGAGTTCTTCGGCGTCCAGGCGGACATCGTGTGCATGTCCAAGAGCATCGCCGCGGGCATGCCGCTGTCGGCCATCTCCGGCCCGGCGAAGTACCTGAGCAAGCTGGCGGACCTCCAGGTGTCGACCACGTTCGGCGGCGAGCTGCTGACGCTGGCTGTGTGCGAGGCCGTGCTGAAGTTCTACAAGCAGAACAGCCACGTGCGGCACATCGCGAACCTGGGCCGCAAGCTGCGCGAGGGCGTCAACCAGCACGCCGAGGCGGTGGGCTCGCCGCTGCGCGTGCTCGGGTACGACTCGGTGCCCTTCTTCCGCTACTCGCCGGACATGGTCGAGCACGCGAAGCTGATGACGCCGTTCCAGGGCGGGATGGCGCGCCGGGGCGTGCTGCTGCGCCGCGACGTGAACTTCATCTCCGCGGTCCACACCGAAGAGCAGATCCAGTACACCGTGGACATGGCGGGCGAGGTGCTGCGCTCGCTCGCGAAGCCCGCGTAGCGAACCGCGGGAGCTCGGGGAGGCCGCGGCGACTGGCCTCCCCGGGTGACGACTTCAGTTCTTGGAGTCGTGGACGTGGTCCGCGTGGCCGCGCTTCCAGTAACCGGTGACCCGCACCCAGCTCTTGTTCGTCCCGCGCTCGTTGAGCAGGTAGTCGCGGATGGGGCGCATCGCGAGCGACTCACCCGACACCCAGGCGAAGTAGTCACCGGGCGGGAAGTCGAGCGTGCGGATGGCCTGGTTGAGCAGGTCCGTGGAGCCCGCCTCGGCGCCGTCGCGGTGCAGCCACTTGAGCGTCACGTTGGCGCGCGTCGTGAACTTCTGCTCCTCGCTGGCGTCGGCCACCTCGATGAAGACGATGGCGCGAGCACCCTCGGGCAGCTCCTCCAACCGCCGGGCGATGGCGGGGATGGCCGTCTCGTCACCGGCGAGCAGGTACCAGTCGAAGTCGTTCGACACGAACAGCGAGCCGCGAGGCCCGCCAACGCCCAGCATGTCCCCGGGCTTCGCCTTCGCCGCCCACGACGACGCGGGGCCCGAGCCATGGAGGACGAAGTCCAGGTCCAGCTCGCCCGCGACCGGGTCGAACCGGCGCGGCGTGTAGTCGCGCGAGTCGGGCTTCTTCTCTCCTGGCTGGAGCACGGGACCCGTGGGGCCCATCGTCGGAATGACGGGCCGGCGCTTGCCCTCCTCCGGAAACAGCACCTTCACATGGTCATCCGCGCCTTCGCTGTGGAAGCCCTCGATGTCTTCACCGCCCAGCGTGATTCGCACCACATGCGGGGTGATGGGCGTCACCCGGAGGACCTCCAGGCAGCGGAACTTCACGGGGAACGGGCCCCGGCGGAACACCTTCTCGGACACGTTGGTCGTCACGTGTGCTCTCCTCTTTCACCGAGAGGGCGACCGATGCCCTGCCGGATTCTGATTTTAGTTTTGACTCGCAATTTCATCGACGCAACTGAAATCGCGCCCTCCTCCAAGGCCTGTCGCATGGCGAGCAGCCAGGCTCGGTGGATGGGAAGATAAGAACAAGGCCCGAGCGGCGGCTGGGGAGGAGTCACCCGCCGACACGCTCAGGCCTTGAAGAGGTCGGCTACTGGAAGTTCAGCTTCCCATCCAGTTGGTAGCAGACGTGCGGCGTGCCGTCCGTGGGGCGGACCGCCACGCTGGGCCGGGACAGGGAAGCCGCCGAGCCGAGCTGGGTGTAGGTCCAGAAGCCGGCGGCATCCGGGGTGAGGAGCTCCAGCGTCGTGTCGTGGCGCTGCACGATGAAGACCTTGCCGGCCCCATACGCCACGGCGCTCGCGTGGTTCTTGTAGTCCACCTGTGAGGAGCGCAGGGTGCTGGACAGGTAGGGGGACGCCACCGCGAGGTCATAGAAGGCGAACTGCACGCCATCCGTCGACGCCCCTCCGCCGCCGAGCAGCAAGAGGTGCCGATTCTCGCCCCAGGCCGCCGACAACCACTTGTGTCCGTCCGCGTTCGTCGCGGTCAGGCGGATGTTGTCGGTATCCGCGCCGGGCTTGATGCCCACGAAGATGTCGTTGGTCGAGCTGTTGGCGAAAGGCACATACAGGGTGCCCGCGTTGTCGAAGTTCACGTCGCCCATCAGGGTCGCGCCGCGCATCAAGCCGCCCGTCCAGGTGCTCACCCCCGTCCGGGTGGTGACTTGCACGCCCGTGGCAATACCGGAGTGGCTGTCGCTGTAGGCGATGGAGGGCTGAAGTGCCTGCGCGGGATTGAGCGCGATGCTGACCTTCAGGTTCTGTCCGTAGCCCGCGGGGTCCGCGAGCTCCCGGAGCCAGGTCCCATTGGCACGCGTGGCATAGGCCACGCGGAAGAACGGGACGGCGGGGCTGGAGGGCGTGCCCGCCATCCGGACATAGGCGACGTGCGGCGTCCCGGTCGCCTCATCCAGCGCCATCATGGCGCTCGACACGTAGCTGCCATTGTTGTTCATCCCGGGGCCGTCAATCTGCTCCGTCGTCCACACCGTGCCATCCCAGCTCGCGTACCAGAGCGAGCGATGGGTGTCGTTCAGGTAGATGACGTGCCCCTTCCCCGCCCGGTCGAAGGCCAGCTTGCAGAAGGAGCCCGTGACGTCCGGCCGAGGGTCGACCACCGTTCCCGGAGCCACCACCGCCGAGGACACCACGTTGAAGTCGAACGAGCCCTCCCCCGTCTTTCCGGAGACGGTCTCCACGGAGACGGACAAGGACGCCGTTCCCTTCGAGGGCAGCGTCCACTCAACGCTCTCGGCGTTGGCCGCCAGGGTCCCCGCGGTGGAGCTCCAACGCACGGTCTTGAAGGTCTCTCCCGACGCGGTGACCTTGAAGCGCTCCTTGGCGCCTTCGACGTAGGGCCCCTCGCCGCCGTCGCGCTCGACGAGCAGGACCACCGAGCCCGGAACGTTCGGCCTGAGGACCTCCGCGGGCTTCGACTCCCCCGCGCACCCTGTTGCCAATATGGATACACCTGACATCACGATACAAGAAACAAGGAACTTCTTCAGCATGGCCAGAACCTCGTGGATGGGGGCCGGCCCACGACACAGGCCGGACAGGAGCCACCTGCGCTCCAAGCAACCCCATCAACGAATCAGCGCTGGGAAAGTCTTAATCGAAATAGGAAATGAGACATCCCCCGCGAGGCTACGTATTCATCGGTGCGGAGATGAAGCCGCGGCGAACCAATGAGGCAAGGTACGTCGACAGCAACGTGTCGTTGACCTGAGGGCACGACGTCCCGAGTGCTTCGAGCGCCTTCACCGCGTTCTGGCTGTCGCATACCGCCATCCGAGGTCCCGAGGCCGTCCTGTCCTCCGGCGGAACCTGCTGGAGGATGGAGTGGAGCTCCCTCAGCACGGCATCGGACGCCTGCGCGGCGGCGAGCTCGGTCAACCAGGCGTCGAAGCCCAGGATGCGCAACGGATAGCCGAACGCCTGCATGCCGCTCCAGAGCGTGGTGGCTCTGACGGTCCTGGGATTGACGATGTGGAACGTCTTGCCGAGTGACTCAGGATGCGCCGAGAGGCCCACGATGGCCCGGCTCGCGTAGTCCACGGGCGTCAGCTCGATCATCGCATCGACCTGGGGCGCAGCCCCCATCCGGACACACGCCTGGAGCGTCCTGCAGAGAAGATCCTCCGCGCCCCATGCGCCCGTCTGGCTGTGGCCGGTGATTCGCCCGGGACGGTAGATGGAGACCGGGAGCCCTCGGCGCGACGCCTCCCTCACGAGGCTCTCCGCCACCCACTTGCTCTGGGAGTAGCCACCCGCCACCGAAGACGGAGGTCCGAGCGGATCATCCTCGCGAATCGCCTCGGAGCGCCCCGAGGCGAGCACCGAGATGGTGGACACGTAGTGCAGCGGCTTGACGCGGGTCCGCGTGGCCAGCCGGAGGATCTCCCGCGTGCCGAGGACATTCGCCGCCTTCAGCCCCTCATAGGGATAGAGGAAGTTCACCAGCGCGCCGTTGTGGAGGATGACGTCGACCTCGCTGGACAGGCGCTGGAACTCCGCTTCGGTGAGGCCCAGCAGCGGCTTGCCGATGTCGCCTCGCAGCGGGACGATTCGCGACGCCAGCGCATCACTCCAGAGGGAGTAGCCCTCCAGGTTCTCGCGGATCCGCCGCATCCCATCCCGCGCGTCCGAGCAGCGCACGAGGCACCAGATGCTCGCGTCCGTCTTGCGGCAGAGCTCCTCCAGCAGGAACGCCCCCAGGAAGCCCGTGGCTCCCGTGAGCAGGACGGTGCGCGGGGGCAACATGCGTGGTGCCGCGAGGCCCTTCGGGTCGATGTCGGCTTCGAGCACGGCGTCGGCCACCATGTCCGCCTGGGTGTCGCGCACCACGCGCACGCCCGAGCGCACGGACCCCACCATCTTCGCCAGGTCCTCCAGGGTCGCCGCCTGGAGCAGCTCGCGCAGTGACAGCTCGACGGAGCAGGCGGCGCGCACGCGGGTCAGCACCTGGTACAGCGACAGCGAGCTGCCGCCCAGGTCGAAGAAGTTGTCGTGGATGCCCACCTTCTCCACGCGCAGCACCTCACGCCACACCGTGGCGAGGGTCTCCTCGTCGGGGGTCCTCGGCGCGACGTACTCCTTCGTCGTCCCCGCTCGCGCCCCCTCCGGTGCCGGGAGCGCCTTGCGGTCCACCTTGCCGTTGGGCGTCAGCGGGAGGGACTCCAGCCGCACGAAGACACTGGGAACCATGTACTCCGGCAGCCGGGTCTTCAGGTGGTTGCGCAGGTCCGCGGGCTCCAGGACCTGCGCCCCTCGGGCGACCACGTACGCGACGAGCTGCTTCTCCGCGCCCAGGTCTTCGCGCACGACGACCACGGCGTCACGCACGCCAGGGTGCTTCACGAGCACCGCTCCAATCTCACCCAGCTCGATGCGGAAGCCTCGCAGCTTGACCTGGTGGTCCATCCGGCCCAGGTAGTCGAGCCGCCCGTCCGGCAGCCATCGCGCCAGGTCTCCCGTCCTGTACATGCGCGCGCCGTCCTCGGTTCCGAAGGGAGACCGCACGAATCGCTCGGCCGTGAGCTCGGGGCGGTCCAGGTAGCCTCGCGCGACACCAAGGCCCGCGATGAAGACCTCGCCCGGGACTCCTGGCGGCACGGGCTCCAGGTTCGCGTCCAACACGTAGACCTGCGTGTTTCCGACCGGGCGCCCGATGAGCACGTGCTCTCCGCGCTCCACCCGCGTCCAGGTCGAATACGTCGTCGTCTCGCTGGGGCCATAGAGGTTGAAGACGCCCTCGACGTGGCTCAGCTGGTAGATGCGCTCGACGAGCGCGGCGCCCAGGGCCTCACCCGCGAGGTTCACCGTGGTGACGGACGGTGGGACGGCTCCCGCCAGGAGGAGTGCGTTCATCGCCGAGGGCACGGTGTTGATGAGCGTCACCTCCCGGGCCGAGGGGAGCTCCGGCAGCTCCAGGGCGTTCCTCGCGACGATGACCGTGCCGCCCACACACAGCGGCGCGAACATCTCGAACACGGACAGGTCGAAGCACATCGACGTCGAGGCCAGCGTCCCCGCGAGCTGTGCTCCCGAGAAGACCCGCGTCGCCCAGACGAGGAAGGCCACCGCGCTGCGGTGCTCGATCATCACGCCCTTGGGCCGCCCCGTGGAGCCCGAGGTGTAGATGAGGTACGCGAGGTGCTCTGGCCCCACGACTCCCGCGAGATTCTCCGTCCGCTCGGCCTCGAGCACCGGTCGGTCGGAGTCCAGGCAGAGGACGTGCGCGGTGTGCTCGGGCAGGTCCGTCAGGAGCCGTTGCTGGGTGAGCAGCACGGGCACCCGGGCATCCTCCAGGATGAGCGCGAGGCGCTCCTTCGGATACGCGGGGTCGAGCGGGACATAGGCGCCTCCCGCCTTGAGGATGCCCAGCAGTCCGATGACGACCTCCTCCGTGCGCTCGACGCAGATGCCCACGCGCACCTCCGGCCTCACCCCCAGGCGGCGCAGGTGGTGGGCGAGCTGGTTGGAGCGCCGGTTCAGCTCCGCATAGGTGACGCGGCGCGGTCCGCTCACCAGGGCCACGGCCTGCGGCGTGCGCTCGACCTGGGCCTCCACCAGCCCGTGGATGCTCGTCATTGGGACGGGGAAGGCCGTGTCGTTCCACTCGACGAGGACCTGATTCCGCTCCGCCGGGGTCAACAGCGGGAGCTTCGACAGGCGCTCCTCGGGGCGCGCCACGATGGCCTCCAGCAACACCTGGAAGTGCCCCACCATCCGCTCGGCCGTGCGCGCGTCGAACAGCTCGGTCGAATACTCCAGCATGCCGGCCAGCCCGCGCTCCGCGGTGGCCATGATGAGCGCGAGGTCGAACTTCGCCGTGCCCTCCACGCTCCCATCCGGCGCGCCTCGCAGGAACGACCCCTTCGTCCCCGGCAGGTCGAGCGTCGGCGCCGGGATGTTCTCCAGCGTGAAGCAGGCGCGCACCAGCGGATTGAAGCCACCCTCCCGCGGAGCCCCCGCGGCATGAACGACCTCGCTGAACGGCAGCTCCTGATGGTCCATGCCCTCCAGGACCACCGTGCGCGCGCGGGCCAGCCACTGCGCGAAGGTCGGGTCACCGGACACGTCACACCGCAGCACGAGCGTGTTGGCCACGAAACCGATGAGGTCCGGCGGCACCACTCCACGATTCGCGACCACTGTTCCCAGGCCGAAGTCGGCTTGCCCCGAGTAGCGGTGGAAGAGCGCCGCGAGCGCGGCGAACAGGACCATGAAGAGGCTGCATCCCTCACGACGGGCGAGCTCCGTCAGACCCGCGCTGAGGGCTTCCGTCAGATGGAAAGGCAGCACGGCGCCTCGGTACGTCTGGAGGGCCACGGCGCGGTCCACCGGGAGCTGGAGCTGCGGCAGGCCCTTGAGCTTCTCCTTCCAGTACGCACGCTCGCGGGCCGCGGCATCGCCTCGCAGCCAGGACTGCTCGCGCAGCGCGGCCTCCGCGAACTGCATGGAGACCGGTGGCAGCGGCGAGGGTTGCCCCCGTGCGTGAGCGCTGTACAGCGCGGAGAACTCCCGGATGAAGACTCCGAGCGACCAGCCATCCGTGATGATGTGGTGCTGCGTGAAGAAGAGGCCGAAGTCGTCGGGGCCCACCGCCACGAGGGTGACTCGCAGCAGGGGGCCACTGGAGAGATTGAAGGGCTTCCGGGACAGTTCCTCCGAGCACCGCACGAGCTCCGCCTCTCGCGCCTGCTCATCGAGCCCCAGCCGCTCGATGACGATCAGCTCCGCCCCGGTCTCCGGAGGCGCGATGACCTGGCGAGGGCGTCCATCCACCTCGGGGAACCGCGTGCGGAGCACTTCGTGGCGACGGACCACCTCATCCAGGCTCCGGCGAAGCACCGCGACATCGAGCGCTCCACGAACGCGGAGGCCCAGGTGGACGTTGTACTGCGCCGTGTCCGGCAGGAGCCGGTCGAGGAACCAGAGTCGCTCCTGGCCCGTGGCCAATGGGAGGACCTCGGGTCTCGCGGGGGCCTGGGGCGCGTCACTGCCCTGCCCTGCGTGCTTCTGGAGGAACGCGAGGATCTCTCCCTTGCGCGCCACGAGCTCGGCGCGGAGCTCGGGTGAGAGGACCGCCTTGCCAGCCTGGACGATGAGCTTGTCTCCGTCCGCGCGGAGGCCCACGCCCTTCTGGGTGAGGGTGACCAGGAACTCACGGATGTTCATAGGACGAAGACCTCGTTGTCGTCGGTGGTGCCCGCGCCCTCGGCGAGGCTCGCTTGTGCGAGCTGCTCCGCCAGGGTGCGGTCCATCACTTCGCCAGTCAGGTGCTCCCCGAGCGCGGCCAGCGTCGGGTGCTTCCACATCAGGGAGGCCGGCAACGGCACGCCCAGCGCCGCCTCCAATCGGTTGCGCAGCTCCAGGCCCATCAGGGAGTCCAGACCGAAGCTCTGCAACGGGGCATCCCGGTCGATGCGCGAGGAGTCCAACCGGAGGACACGCGCCATCTGCTCACGGACGAGCTGCTCGATACGGGCACGTCCCTCTTCGGGCGTCGCCTTGCGCAGGGCCTCCAGCAGGGCCTCATCCCTCGCCCCTGGAGTCGCGCCTGAGCCAGCGGGAATCAGCTCAGACCACCAGGGAGAGGAACGAGCCTGGGGTGACAGCTCCGTCCACCGACGCAGGTCGAGCGGCATGACGCCCATCCCCGTGGCGGCCCCGTCCAGCAGCCGTCCGAGAATGGCGTTGCCTTCGGCCGGAGTGAGGCTGCCCGCGCCACGCTGTGCGAGGCGTGCGCCACGGTTGTCCTGCGCGGCGGCCAGACCCACCTCGGAGAAGGCACCCCAGTTGATGCTCAAGGCGGGCAGGCCCCGAGCACGACGCTGGAGCGCCAGCGTGTCCATGAAGGCATTCGCCGCTGCGTAGTTGCCCTGGCCCGGTGCGCCGAAGAACGACGCCGCCGAGGAGTACAAGACGAAGAAGTCGAGAGGCAGGTCTCGCGTCAGCTCATGCAGGTTCCAAGCGCCGAGGACCTTGGGGGCCATGACGCGACGGAAGCGCTCCTCCGTCTGCTGCGCCAGGACGCCGTCATCCAGGACACCGGCGGCGTGGAGGACACCCCGCAGCGGATGGCCACTCGCGGCGATGTCCGAGAACACGCGCGTGAGTTGCTCCCTCTGGGCCACATCCGCGCCAGTGACGGTGATGTGAGCGCCCGCGGACTCCATCGCGGAGATGGCGTCCCGCTGTGCCTGCTTCAGCTGCGTTCCACGCCCCAGGAGCACAAGCCGCCGAGCCCCCTGCTCCACCATCCACCCCGCCACCGCGAGCCCGAGTCCCCCCAGGCCGCCTGTGATGAGATAGGTGACATCCTCACGAAGCCGACGTGCGTCCTTCGCGGACACGACGACACGGGCCAGCGGGTCCTTCAAGTCGAGGACAACGACGGGCGCCGAGGAGACTTGAGCTCCCGTGACGGAGGAGTCCCGAACCACTGTCTCCGCCATCGAGATGGGCACCGTCTTCACGCGCGGGGCCCATGCCGCCTTCGCTTCATGCGAAGCCGTCACCTCCCGCCAGATCGCCGAGATTCGTTCGGGCCGACGACGCGCGAGCTCCGCCACGTCGACGGCGCAGTAGGCGACGTTCGCCCCTCCTGCACGGACACGTGCGGCAGGCTCGCGCAGGTCGAGCACGCGACCGCCCTCGCTCAGTGCCGACAGGCTCTTCTCGATGTCGACTGCACCTGACGTGAGGACGGCGACATCGACTCCGTCCTCCAGCCCGGCTTCGGGCTCGACGACGATTGCGCCCGCTCGGAGGGCGAGCTCGAGCACCGCCCTCTTCGTCTCGCTCGGGACTCCGGCGACGAGGAGCCGATCACCGTGCTGGAGCCGTCCCAGATGATGCACCGCGTACCAGGCAGGGAGAAGCGTCGCCGCCATGGCCGCGGCCTCCGCCATGGGCACGGACGCCGGTCTCTCGACGGTGCACGCAACGGGGACCGTGACATGCGATCCAAGGGCCGACGAGACAAGGGCGATTCGCTCGTCGCCCGTCTCGAGCCCCCGCACTCCTTCACCGCGCGCCACCACCCGTCCACCACAGGCCACGGCGGATGCACCACCAGCCTGGTGGCGCACCAGCACCTCCACTTCGAGCTCAACCTCTCCAGCCCCAGGCGGGCACCGCTCATCCGTTCTCAGCTCGAAGCGTCCCGCATCGGAGTATCCCGCGCGGAAGGTGCGTCCTCGCGCGGGCACCACGGCCTCTTGCTCGGACCTCTCGGGAGCGCTTCGCACGATGCGCGCGACGTAGCGCCCGTCAGTGCGCAAGGACACCTCTTCCTCGGCATCCGAACCCACCAGCTCCCGGACGAGCGCCGCCGCAGCATCTCCAGGCCCCAGCCGCGCTGACACATCCACGCGCTTGCAGCGGAACTCGGGATGCTCCTGCGCCAGCGTGCGCCCGAGGCCCCACAACACGGCCTGCCCCACACTCGCGGCCAGATTTCCGGCCGCATCGTCATGCACACCTCGCGTGACGAGCCACAACCGAGGCGACTGGCGCAGGCGTGCGCGCGTGAGCGCATGCAGCACGTCCAACACCGGGCCGCATCCCAATGCCCGGCTCTCCTCCAGCGTCTCGGGTGTGAAGCCCTGCCCTCGTGCCCCGCCGGAGCTCGCGAGGTGAATCACTCCTCGCACCCCCACTCCCGCCTCCGCCAGCGCGCGGTCGAGCTCGCGCACGCCATCCACCCGCTGGACTTCATCTTGTCGTGCCCGCAGCAACGACTCGACCGCATCGGTCAGCTCACCGTCTTCGCCCAGGA
This window contains:
- the mxcK gene encoding myxochelin export MFS transporter MxcK, with product MNTAAPPRQEKLLTLLLAGVQFSHLLDFMIIMPLGPELIRRFDLTTARFGALVSAYTLASAAMGVLGLLWLDRFDRKRTLLAVYAGFILATLACGVASSHIALLVARSLAGACAGLMGAVIMAIIADVVPGERRGRAIGTVMSALGLSAVAGVPLGLGLANQFDWRVPFWVIGGLAAVLWLGLLRVLPPLKQHLARDAETSRRNPLSMLATPSLALGWLLTFCVVFASFLLIPYLGTFMVGNLGLTSTDLPWVYLGGGAGTLFAARLVGRFTDRLGPGRMLAWLLAGTVGPHLLFTHLSPAPLSVVTSAFVMFMAVTSTRAIPTLALVSARVPPALRGRFLAVNMAASDGASGLSAWVSGLLITTAPDGSLRGFGHVGWMAVAVTALSLCLLWTFSRSALPLKTATT
- the mxcL gene encoding myxochelin B biosynthesis transaminase MxcL produces the protein MDMPVRKHPSLPRPILGELKLERSNQLLAEARKTVPGVTQSMMKKPEFFAPGSFPVFLAKGQGALVEDVDGQEYIDFISGLGANMLGHNHPAVVDTIRRHLEEGVLHSLPTPVEVTSIQALLDLVPGAEQARFFKTGADATSAAVRLSRYLTGKERIITVGYNGWHDHFMYDTPGVPAPLASLTTRLPLFTPPDEAVLLSTIEKQAHQLAAVVLSIPYNRPLTSDFMRQVRAACTAHGVMFVMDEVVTGFRLAMGGAQEFFGVQADIVCMSKSIAAGMPLSAISGPAKYLSKLADLQVSTTFGGELLTLAVCEAVLKFYKQNSHVRHIANLGRKLREGVNQHAEAVGSPLRVLGYDSVPFFRYSPDMVEHAKLMTPFQGGMARRGVLLRRDVNFISAVHTEEQIQYTVDMAGEVLRSLAKPA
- a CDS encoding siderophore-interacting protein, which encodes MTTNVSEKVFRRGPFPVKFRCLEVLRVTPITPHVVRITLGGEDIEGFHSEGADDHVKVLFPEEGKRRPVIPTMGPTGPVLQPGEKKPDSRDYTPRRFDPVAGELDLDFVLHGSGPASSWAAKAKPGDMLGVGGPRGSLFVSNDFDWYLLAGDETAIPAIARRLEELPEGARAIVFIEVADASEEQKFTTRANVTLKWLHRDGAEAGSTDLLNQAIRTLDFPPGDYFAWVSGESLAMRPIRDYLLNERGTNKSWVRVTGYWKRGHADHVHDSKN
- a CDS encoding amino acid adenylation domain-containing protein; its protein translation is MNIREFLVTLTQKGVGLRADGDKLIVQAGKAVLSPELRAELVARKGEILAFLQKHAGQGSDAPQAPARPEVLPLATGQERLWFLDRLLPDTAQYNVHLGLRVRGALDVAVLRRSLDEVVRRHEVLRTRFPEVDGRPRQVIAPPETGAELIVIERLGLDEQAREAELVRCSEELSRKPFNLSSGPLLRVTLVAVGPDDFGLFFTQHHIITDGWSLGVFIREFSALYSAHARGQPSPLPPVSMQFAEAALREQSWLRGDAAARERAYWKEKLKGLPQLQLPVDRAVALQTYRGAVLPFHLTEALSAGLTELARREGCSLFMVLFAALAALFHRYSGQADFGLGTVVANRGVVPPDLIGFVANTLVLRCDVSGDPTFAQWLARARTVVLEGMDHQELPFSEVVHAAGAPREGGFNPLVRACFTLENIPAPTLDLPGTKGSFLRGAPDGSVEGTAKFDLALIMATAERGLAGMLEYSTELFDARTAERMVGHFQVLLEAIVARPEERLSKLPLLTPAERNQVLVEWNDTAFPVPMTSIHGLVEAQVERTPQAVALVSGPRRVTYAELNRRSNQLAHHLRRLGVRPEVRVGICVERTEEVVIGLLGILKAGGAYVPLDPAYPKERLALILEDARVPVLLTQQRLLTDLPEHTAHVLCLDSDRPVLEAERTENLAGVVGPEHLAYLIYTSGSTGRPKGVMIEHRSAVAFLVWATRVFSGAQLAGTLASTSMCFDLSVFEMFAPLCVGGTVIVARNALELPELPSAREVTLINTVPSAMNALLLAGAVPPSVTTVNLAGEALGAALVERIYQLSHVEGVFNLYGPSETTTYSTWTRVERGEHVLIGRPVGNTQVYVLDANLEPVPPGVPGEVFIAGLGVARGYLDRPELTAERFVRSPFGTEDGARMYRTGDLARWLPDGRLDYLGRMDHQVKLRGFRIELGEIGAVLVKHPGVRDAVVVVREDLGAEKQLVAYVVARGAQVLEPADLRNHLKTRLPEYMVPSVFVRLESLPLTPNGKVDRKALPAPEGARAGTTKEYVAPRTPDEETLATVWREVLRVEKVGIHDNFFDLGGSSLSLYQVLTRVRAACSVELSLRELLQAATLEDLAKMVGSVRSGVRVVRDTQADMVADAVLEADIDPKGLAAPRMLPPRTVLLTGATGFLGAFLLEELCRKTDASIWCLVRCSDARDGMRRIRENLEGYSLWSDALASRIVPLRGDIGKPLLGLTEAEFQRLSSEVDVILHNGALVNFLYPYEGLKAANVLGTREILRLATRTRVKPLHYVSTISVLASGRSEAIREDDPLGPPSSVAGGYSQSKWVAESLVREASRRGLPVSIYRPGRITGHSQTGAWGAEDLLCRTLQACVRMGAAPQVDAMIELTPVDYASRAIVGLSAHPESLGKTFHIVNPRTVRATTLWSGMQAFGYPLRILGFDAWLTELAAAQASDAVLRELHSILQQVPPEDRTASGPRMAVCDSQNAVKALEALGTSCPQVNDTLLSTYLASLVRRGFISAPMNT